The following are encoded together in the Triticum dicoccoides isolate Atlit2015 ecotype Zavitan chromosome 6B, WEW_v2.0, whole genome shotgun sequence genome:
- the LOC119323797 gene encoding uncharacterized protein LOC119323797 produces MLSPMQELNAEGQICEAQGAAATEEGGSPRASEQSMGEMNPIAPGWTKGNNKMSLADAQVQNRALPGHDFWARTQLHVHLYHLNQERQLMFAGKSKRTIMPEEVTDINIPMEPLHYPIFAMVVEQLLPMREVSADRQICATEAAMNTQARI; encoded by the exons ATGCTGTCGCCGATGCAGGAGCTGAACGCAGAAGGGCAGATCTGTGAGGCGCAGGGGGCAGCTGCTACGGAGGAAGGAGGTTCACCACGGGCATCCGAGCAGTCGATGGGCGAGATGAATCCTATAGCCCCTGGCTGGACCAAAG GGAACAACAAGATGTCGCTAGCCGATGCTCAGGTTCAGAACAGGGCATTGCCGG GTCATGACTTCTGGGCAAGGACACAGTTGCATGTTCATTTGTATCACCTTAATCAAGAGCGGCAATTAATGTTTGCAGGAAAAAGCAAGAG AACAATCATGCCAGAAGAGGTGACTGACATCAACATTCCGATGGAGCCTCTGCATTACCCAATCTTCGCAATGGTTGTGGAGCAGCTGCTGCCCATGAGGGAAGTGAGTGCGGACAGGCAGATCTGTGCGACGGAGGCAGCGATGAATACACAAGCAAGGATCTGA